A window from Flavobacterium sp. 83 encodes these proteins:
- a CDS encoding cell division protein ZapA — protein sequence MDDKLKIKISIADRVYPLTVELSQEEGLRSASKKIDVMIKQFEENYAVRDKQDVLAMCALQFASQVEQKQIDNAIDGEATIERLKKINAVLDQYLDN from the coding sequence ATGGACGATAAGCTTAAAATTAAAATATCAATCGCAGACAGAGTTTACCCTTTAACGGTAGAATTGTCTCAGGAAGAAGGACTTAGAAGCGCCTCAAAAAAAATTGATGTGATGATAAAGCAATTTGAAGAAAATTACGCTGTTCGCGACAAGCAAGATGTATTAGCCATGTGTGCTTTACAATTTGCTTCTCAAGTAGAACAAAAACAAATTGATAATGCGATTGATGGAGAAGCAACCATCGAAAGATTAAAAAAAATCAATGCGGTTTTAGATCAATATCTCGATAATTAA
- the rny gene encoding ribonuclease Y, which produces MDNILTIIITGFIGIAGGFGIAKIIEKSNISNLIKNAKKEAASILKDANLEAENIKKDKILQAKEKFIELKSEHEQVILSRDKKVAEIEKRVRDKESQISNELSKAKKVNDDFEAKTLEYNTKIEVLDKRQSEVDKLHKSQLQQLEVISGLSAEEAKNQLVEGLKAEAKSKAMSHIQDTIEEAKLTAQQEAKKIIINTIQRVGTEEAVENCVSVFNIESDDVKGRIIGREGRNIRALEAATGVEIIVDDTPEAIILSCFDPVRREIARLALHKLVTDGRIHPARIEEVVAKTAKQIDDEIIEVGKRTVIDLGIHGLHPELIKVVGRMKYRSSYGQNLLQHSREVSKLCGIMAAELGLNVKLAKRAGLLHDIGKVPDAESDLPHALLGMQWAEKYGEKEEVCNAIGAHHDEIEMKSLLSPIIQVCDAISGARPGARRQVLDSYIQRLKDLEEVAYGFSGVKNAYAIQAGRELRVIVESEKVSDENAANLSFEISQKIQTEMTYPGQVKVTVIRETRAVNIAK; this is translated from the coding sequence ATGGACAACATATTAACGATCATTATTACTGGTTTTATAGGTATTGCAGGAGGTTTTGGGATAGCCAAAATAATAGAAAAAAGCAATATTTCTAACTTAATTAAAAACGCAAAAAAAGAAGCAGCATCGATTCTAAAAGATGCTAATCTTGAAGCTGAAAACATAAAAAAAGATAAAATTCTTCAAGCTAAAGAAAAATTTATCGAATTGAAATCAGAGCATGAGCAAGTAATTCTTTCTCGTGACAAAAAAGTAGCAGAAATAGAAAAAAGAGTTCGTGATAAAGAATCTCAAATTTCTAATGAATTATCTAAAGCGAAAAAAGTTAATGATGATTTTGAAGCAAAAACTTTAGAATATAACACTAAAATAGAAGTCTTAGATAAAAGACAATCTGAAGTAGATAAATTACACAAAAGCCAATTGCAACAATTGGAAGTAATCTCAGGTTTATCAGCTGAGGAAGCCAAAAATCAATTAGTAGAAGGATTAAAAGCTGAAGCTAAAAGCAAAGCAATGTCTCATATTCAAGATACCATTGAGGAAGCTAAATTGACTGCTCAACAAGAAGCAAAGAAAATTATCATCAACACGATTCAAAGAGTTGGGACAGAAGAAGCGGTAGAAAACTGCGTATCTGTTTTCAATATTGAATCTGATGATGTAAAAGGAAGAATCATTGGTCGTGAAGGCCGAAATATTCGTGCCCTTGAAGCTGCAACCGGAGTTGAAATCATTGTAGACGATACACCAGAAGCTATTATTCTTTCATGTTTTGATCCTGTTCGTAGAGAAATTGCACGTTTGGCATTACACAAATTGGTAACTGACGGAAGAATTCACCCAGCACGTATTGAAGAAGTTGTTGCTAAAACAGCCAAACAAATTGATGATGAAATTATAGAAGTTGGTAAACGTACCGTTATTGATTTAGGAATTCACGGTTTACATCCTGAATTGATTAAAGTTGTGGGACGTATGAAATACCGTTCTTCTTATGGACAAAATTTACTGCAACACTCCCGAGAAGTTTCTAAACTTTGTGGAATCATGGCAGCTGAACTTGGCTTAAACGTAAAACTAGCTAAAAGAGCAGGTTTATTACACGATATTGGTAAAGTTCCAGATGCAGAAAGTGATTTACCTCACGCATTATTAGGAATGCAATGGGCTGAAAAATATGGTGAAAAAGAAGAGGTTTGTAACGCCATTGGAGCGCATCACGATGAGATAGAAATGAAATCGTTATTATCTCCGATTATTCAGGTTTGTGATGCTATTTCAGGTGCTAGACCAGGTGCTAGAAGACAAGTATTAGATTCTTATATCCAACGTTTAAAAGATTTAGAAGAAGTTGCCTACGGTTTTAGCGGTGTAAAAAATGCTTATGCTATTCAAGCCGGTAGAGAACTTCGTGTAATTGTAGAAAGCGAAAAAGTTTCAGATGAAAATGCAGCTAATTTATCTTTTGAAATATCACAAAAAATTCAAACAGAAATGACTTATCCTGGCCAAGTTAAAGTAACTGTAATCAGAGAGACAAGAGCAGTGAATATTGCGAAATAA
- the xerD gene encoding site-specific tyrosine recombinase XerD has translation MNWNTYIKSYQSYLRIERGLSKNTIENYSFDIERLCLFLENNGIVISPIHIDDETIQQFVYDVSKQVNPRSQARIISGLKSFFSYLIFEDFRVTNPLELIETPKTGRKLPDTLSVAEIDTLISAIDLTTNEGERNRAMLETLYGCGLRVSELTTLKISDLFFEEGFIKITGKGNKQRFVPIGNITQKYIQIYKDTMRIHLNIKKGFEDTLFLNRRGNQLTRAMIFTIIKDLATKIGLNKNISPHTLRHSFATHLLENGADLRSIQLMLGHESITTTEIYVHLDRKFLTEVINTFHPRRKSDF, from the coding sequence ATGAATTGGAATACCTATATAAAAAGTTATCAGTCTTATTTAAGAATCGAACGTGGCTTGTCAAAGAATACTATTGAAAATTATTCTTTTGATATTGAACGGTTGTGTCTTTTTCTTGAAAATAATGGGATTGTCATTTCTCCAATACATATTGACGACGAAACTATTCAGCAGTTTGTTTATGATGTTTCAAAACAAGTTAATCCGCGGTCACAAGCCAGAATCATTTCGGGACTTAAAAGTTTTTTTAGTTATTTAATATTTGAAGATTTTCGGGTAACTAATCCATTAGAATTAATTGAAACGCCTAAAACAGGACGTAAACTTCCGGATACTTTATCAGTTGCTGAAATTGATACTCTTATTTCGGCTATTGATTTAACGACTAATGAAGGAGAGCGTAATCGAGCCATGCTTGAAACGCTTTATGGTTGTGGATTGCGGGTTTCTGAATTGACGACCTTGAAAATTTCCGATTTGTTTTTTGAGGAAGGTTTTATTAAAATCACGGGAAAAGGGAATAAGCAACGGTTTGTGCCTATTGGGAATATAACTCAAAAATATATTCAAATTTATAAAGATACAATGCGAATCCATTTGAATATCAAAAAAGGATTTGAAGATACGTTGTTCTTAAATCGAAGAGGAAATCAATTGACACGAGCCATGATTTTTACGATTATTAAAGATTTAGCAACTAAAATAGGTTTAAATAAAAATATCAGCCCACATACCTTACGACATTCTTTTGCTACACATCTTCTGGAAAACGGAGCTGATTTGCGATCCATTCAATTAATGCTGGGACATGAATCGATAACTACAACAGAGATTTATGTTCATCTTGATCGAAAGTTTCTGACAGAAGTAATTAATACTTTTCATCCCAGAAGAAAATCAGATTTCTGA
- a CDS encoding porin family protein has translation MKKTILVAILLLAISSNMQAQLVKFGIKAGLNYANQTGTNITINSGNYNKEAITSYHAGLIAEIKLIDSFSIQPELLYSTQGATYKYAATEFKNELGYLSIPVLAKINLNKVVSIELGPQASFLLSERNNFDVKEANTFDFAVVGGLGLNITNHIFIQGRYGLGLTDASKDAQVKNSVVQVSAGIKF, from the coding sequence ATGAAAAAGACAATCTTAGTTGCCATTTTACTACTTGCTATCTCAAGTAATATGCAAGCTCAATTAGTTAAGTTTGGAATCAAAGCTGGTTTAAATTACGCGAACCAAACAGGTACTAACATTACAATAAATAGTGGAAATTATAACAAAGAAGCTATTACAAGTTATCATGCTGGTTTAATTGCAGAAATTAAACTGATTGATAGTTTCTCTATACAACCGGAATTACTATATTCTACTCAGGGTGCAACTTACAAATATGCAGCTACAGAGTTTAAAAATGAATTAGGTTATTTATCAATCCCTGTTTTAGCAAAAATCAATTTAAATAAAGTTGTAAGCATTGAGTTAGGTCCACAAGCTTCATTTTTATTAAGCGAAAGAAATAATTTTGACGTTAAAGAAGCAAATACTTTTGATTTTGCAGTTGTTGGTGGTTTAGGTCTAAATATTACTAACCATATATTTATTCAAGGCCGTTATGGTTTAGGATTAACAGATGCCTCAAAGGATGCCCAAGTTAAAAATTCTGTTGTTCAAGTTTCAGCAGGTATTAAGTTCTAA
- the aroQ gene encoding type II 3-dehydroquinate dehydratase, with product MKISIINGPNLNLLGKREPEVYGSLTFEEYFTSLQIKFPAIEFTYYQSNIEGELIDKIQEFGFSYDGIILNAGAYTHTSIGIGDAIKAITTPVIEVHISNTFSRESFRHQSYISGNAKGVILGFGLKSYELAVQSFL from the coding sequence ATGAAAATAAGTATCATCAACGGTCCAAATCTTAATCTTCTTGGAAAACGAGAGCCAGAAGTGTACGGCAGTCTCACTTTCGAGGAGTATTTCACTTCTTTACAAATAAAATTTCCCGCAATAGAATTTACTTATTATCAAAGTAATATCGAAGGAGAATTAATTGATAAAATTCAGGAATTTGGTTTTTCTTATGATGGAATTATTCTAAATGCAGGAGCTTACACCCATACTTCTATTGGAATCGGAGATGCTATAAAAGCGATTACAACCCCAGTAATAGAGGTACATATTTCTAATACTTTTTCCCGTGAAAGTTTCCGTCATCAATCTTATATATCAGGTAATGCAAAAGGAGTTATATTAGGCTTTGGATTAAAAAGTTATGAATTAGCAGTTCAGTCTTTTTTATAG
- a CDS encoding cation diffusion facilitator family transporter — translation MSKEETAIKATYFSIVGNICLAIIKGLAGFFGNSYALVADAIESTTDIFSSLLVLFGIKYSNKPADENHPYGHGRAEPLVTFLVVGFLITSATIIAYESLNNIGTPHELPKSWTLYILGAIIIWKEYSFRVVMKRSKETNSSSLRADAWHHRSDAITSVAAFIGISIALILGKGYESADDWAALFASGFILYNSYLIFRPALGEIMDEHLNDDLVDEIRKVSFQVEGIIDTEKCFIRKAGMQYHVDLHAIVDANISVKEGHDLAHKLKDTLREQIPELGHVLIHVEPDN, via the coding sequence ATGTCAAAAGAAGAGACTGCAATTAAGGCCACATATTTTAGTATAGTAGGAAATATTTGTTTGGCAATTATAAAAGGCTTGGCAGGGTTTTTTGGAAATTCCTATGCTTTAGTGGCAGATGCAATTGAATCTACAACTGATATTTTTTCCTCTCTGTTAGTATTGTTCGGAATCAAATATTCTAATAAACCTGCAGATGAAAACCATCCTTACGGACATGGTCGTGCTGAACCGTTAGTTACTTTTTTGGTTGTAGGTTTTTTAATTACTTCAGCAACAATTATTGCTTACGAGAGTCTTAATAATATAGGGACACCACATGAATTGCCAAAATCTTGGACGCTTTATATTCTTGGTGCTATAATTATTTGGAAAGAATATTCCTTTCGTGTAGTGATGAAACGCAGTAAAGAAACAAATAGCTCTTCATTGCGTGCAGATGCTTGGCACCATAGAAGTGATGCGATAACATCGGTAGCGGCATTTATAGGTATTTCTATTGCATTGATTTTAGGAAAAGGATATGAGTCCGCCGACGATTGGGCTGCACTTTTCGCTTCTGGTTTTATATTATACAACAGTTATCTTATTTTCAGACCCGCACTTGGAGAAATCATGGATGAGCATCTGAACGATGATTTAGTTGATGAAATTAGAAAGGTTTCCTTTCAAGTAGAGGGAATTATTGATACTGAAAAGTGTTTTATTCGCAAAGCAGGAATGCAATATCATGTAGATCTTCATGCTATAGTGGATGCGAATATTTCAGTAAAAGAAGGACATGATTTAGCTCATAAACTAAAAGATACTTTAAGGGAACAAATTCCTGAATTAGGACATGTGTTGATCCATGTGGAACCTGATAATTAA